A genomic segment from Sphingopyxis sp. DBS4 encodes:
- a CDS encoding murein hydrolase activator EnvC, producing MRRWAFPLALGFAAVGGTLAVAQSDDVFDPQAIAAREREQLLTAKRQSADAMTRSAALEAQATAAHDEAERLKKRSAALAARIQSAEADINAGEARIALVSRRLKGQEARLAEQRQPLLELTAALQQLSRQPPVSVLAQPGSLTDMVHARAVIDAAMPVIAQRTAGVRRELAELRAVRQQQGIALQALAASKTELAQRRDALTRLENEGRLRSRELMSSAQLEADRALGLGEKARDIVELMDALETDGAVRGELAQLAGPIPRPRDPTSAVMRTAPPAPAEAELARGVYRLPVVGRIVAGLGEVNDSGVRSRGITIAARPGGQVVAPAPGRVSFAGDYRGYGKIVIIDHGGGWISLVTGMIALSAGVGDTLDAGAPIGRAGSDDSRITVELRRAGRPVDIARMLG from the coding sequence ATGAGGCGCTGGGCCTTCCCGCTGGCGCTGGGCTTCGCAGCCGTCGGCGGCACGCTGGCGGTCGCGCAAAGCGACGATGTCTTCGACCCTCAGGCGATCGCAGCGCGCGAGCGCGAGCAGCTTCTGACCGCCAAGCGGCAATCGGCCGACGCGATGACGCGCAGCGCCGCGCTCGAAGCGCAGGCGACCGCCGCACACGACGAGGCCGAGCGGCTGAAGAAGCGCAGCGCCGCCCTCGCCGCACGCATCCAGTCGGCCGAAGCCGACATCAATGCCGGCGAAGCGCGCATCGCGCTGGTGTCACGGCGGCTGAAGGGGCAAGAGGCGCGGCTCGCCGAGCAGCGGCAGCCCTTGCTGGAGCTTACCGCCGCGTTGCAGCAACTCAGCCGCCAACCCCCGGTGAGCGTACTCGCCCAGCCCGGATCGCTGACCGACATGGTGCATGCGCGCGCCGTGATCGACGCCGCCATGCCGGTGATCGCGCAACGGACGGCGGGCGTGCGCCGCGAGCTTGCCGAACTACGCGCCGTCCGCCAGCAGCAGGGAATCGCGCTGCAGGCACTCGCTGCGAGCAAGACCGAACTCGCCCAGCGCCGCGACGCGCTGACCCGGCTCGAAAACGAGGGACGGCTGCGCTCGCGCGAGTTGATGAGCAGCGCCCAGCTCGAAGCCGACCGCGCCCTCGGGCTGGGCGAAAAGGCGCGCGACATCGTCGAACTGATGGATGCACTCGAAACCGACGGCGCAGTGCGCGGCGAACTGGCCCAGCTCGCGGGCCCGATCCCGCGCCCGCGCGATCCGACGAGCGCGGTGATGCGGACGGCTCCGCCTGCACCGGCCGAGGCCGAGCTTGCGCGCGGCGTCTATCGCCTGCCCGTTGTCGGGCGCATCGTCGCGGGACTGGGCGAAGTCAATGACAGCGGCGTCCGCTCGCGCGGGATCACCATCGCGGCGCGCCCGGGCGGGCAGGTCGTCGCCCCCGCACCGGGGCGCGTCAGCTTCGCGGGCGATTATCGCGGCTATGGCAAGATCGTCATCATCGACCATGGCGGCGGTTGGATTTCGCTGGTCACCGGGATGATCGCGCTGTCGGCGGGGGTCGGCGACACGCTGGATGCCGGGGCGCCGATCGGCCGCGCCGGGTCCGACGACAGTCGGATTACCGTCGAACTGCGGCGCGCCGGACGGCCCGTGGATATCGCCCGAATGTTGGGGTGA
- a CDS encoding S41 family peptidase produces the protein MTESTQTASSSRRRFALWQGAAALSTLALVPLATGAMATVDASTQQEIARFMDVFLEVKSNYVEPVSDDKLIEGAINGMLASLDPHSGYLDARDYSNLRTQTDGEYGGLGLSVTMEDGVVKVIAPTADTPADRAGVKAGDYITHINKELIFGMTLDEAVEQMRGRPGTQVEITVVREGQDKPIEMTLTREIIDVKPVKWEVKDDVGVLTIASFSADATRDLKAAMISVEKSLGHKPRGWVLDLRSNPGGLLDEAVGVSDIFLDRGEIVSQRGRKKGDIERYFAEPGDLAGGAPMIVLIDAGSASASEIVAGALQDQHRAVIMGERSFGKGSVQTVLPLTDTTALRLTTARYYTPSGRSVQEGGIEPDIRVPQLSDPDYKDRPRFRESDLRRHLINEKKVDNSLLEKDEKDDPRFTATADELKAKGIKDYQLYYALQTIGRIGPATPRLAQGGKPPAKPAARN, from the coding sequence ATGACCGAATCGACCCAGACTGCCTCCTCTTCCCGGCGCCGTTTCGCGCTGTGGCAGGGCGCCGCGGCGCTTTCGACCCTCGCGCTCGTCCCGCTCGCGACCGGGGCGATGGCGACCGTCGACGCCTCGACGCAACAGGAAATCGCCCGCTTCATGGATGTCTTTCTCGAGGTCAAATCCAACTATGTCGAGCCGGTCAGCGACGACAAGCTGATCGAGGGCGCGATCAACGGGATGCTCGCCAGCCTTGACCCGCATTCGGGTTATCTCGACGCGCGCGACTATTCCAATCTCCGCACCCAGACCGACGGCGAATATGGCGGGCTCGGCCTGTCGGTCACGATGGAGGACGGCGTCGTCAAGGTGATCGCGCCGACCGCCGACACACCCGCCGACCGCGCGGGCGTCAAGGCGGGCGACTATATCACGCATATCAACAAGGAACTGATCTTCGGCATGACCCTCGACGAAGCGGTCGAGCAGATGCGCGGGCGTCCCGGCACCCAGGTCGAGATCACCGTCGTGCGCGAGGGTCAGGACAAGCCGATCGAGATGACGCTGACCCGCGAGATCATCGACGTGAAGCCGGTCAAATGGGAAGTGAAGGACGATGTCGGCGTGCTGACCATCGCCAGCTTCTCCGCCGACGCGACCCGCGACCTCAAGGCCGCGATGATCTCGGTCGAAAAGTCGCTCGGCCACAAACCGCGCGGCTGGGTGCTCGACCTGCGCTCGAACCCCGGCGGGCTGCTCGACGAAGCGGTGGGGGTCAGCGACATCTTCCTCGACCGCGGCGAGATCGTCTCGCAGCGCGGGCGCAAGAAGGGAGATATCGAACGCTATTTCGCCGAACCCGGCGACCTTGCCGGCGGCGCGCCGATGATCGTGCTGATCGACGCGGGCTCCGCCTCCGCTTCCGAAATCGTCGCGGGCGCGCTGCAGGATCAGCATCGCGCGGTGATCATGGGCGAACGCAGCTTCGGCAAGGGATCGGTGCAGACGGTGCTGCCACTGACCGACACCACCGCGCTCCGCCTGACGACCGCGCGCTATTACACCCCCTCGGGCCGCAGCGTGCAGGAAGGCGGGATCGAGCCCGACATTCGCGTGCCACAGCTTTCGGACCCCGATTACAAGGATCGCCCGCGCTTCCGCGAAAGCGACCTGCGCCGCCATCTGATCAACGAGAAGAAGGTCGACAACAGCCTGCTCGAAAAGGACGAGAAGGACGATCCGCGCTTCACCGCGACCGCCGACGAGCTGAAGGCCAAGGGCATCAAGGATTATCAGCTCTATTATGCGCTGCAGACGATCGGGCGGATCGGCCCGGCGACCCCGCGCTTGGCGCAGGGCGGCAAGCCGCCCGCGAAACCGGCCGCACGCAACTGA
- a CDS encoding alkaline phosphatase — protein MHQLWGEIDRRLLIKLGTAGLAAMALPGAAQAMAAQGFTHGVASGEPGTNSILLWTRYAAPSDTRLTVELSATPDFTAVAGGGSVTAQGERDHTAKVTVDGLAPGRWYFYRFIAPDGTTSPTGRTRTLPQGPTSAFTLALFSCANMPFGWFNAYGHAAARGDIDLVAHVGDYFYEYRAGDYPTAKEVVPGRLVQPPQELVALADYRLRYAAYRADPDLQRLHQLFPMIAQWDDHEFANDTWKGGAENHNAGEGSWADRKAAAERAHSEWMPVAETRWRDYQVGDLATIFLPETRVTARDEPFDLGALLEGKSDVAATLKTFAETAYRDPQRQLMGAEQEKWLFDGFTQSVKAGTRWQVCAQQIVMGPLFTPPESRDWFGPDQPDFVKRRVEVAQLAAKAGLPLNMDGWDGYPAARDRLLAAAQSADADLVTLSGDSHNAWAFDLAHDGRPAGIEVAGQSVSSPGFEAYTPGISDETRVSALRASSPQLRWANTRDRGYVTVALAPDRVTADWHSVASVRAHDLQLTSSHRMTATRGRRTYDTA, from the coding sequence ATGCACCAGCTCTGGGGTGAAATCGACCGGCGCCTGCTCATCAAGCTCGGCACTGCGGGGCTTGCGGCGATGGCGCTGCCCGGCGCTGCGCAGGCGATGGCGGCGCAGGGCTTTACCCATGGCGTCGCGAGCGGCGAGCCCGGCACGAACAGCATCCTGCTCTGGACGCGCTATGCCGCGCCGTCGGACACGCGGCTGACGGTCGAGCTGTCCGCAACGCCCGATTTCACGGCGGTGGCGGGCGGCGGCAGCGTCACCGCCCAGGGCGAGCGTGACCATACCGCCAAGGTCACCGTCGACGGGCTCGCGCCGGGTCGCTGGTATTTCTACCGCTTCATCGCGCCCGACGGCACCACGTCGCCGACCGGTCGCACCCGCACTTTGCCGCAGGGGCCGACGAGCGCTTTCACGCTCGCGCTCTTCTCCTGCGCCAACATGCCGTTCGGCTGGTTCAACGCCTATGGCCATGCGGCGGCGCGCGGCGACATCGATCTCGTCGCGCACGTCGGCGATTATTTCTACGAATATCGGGCCGGAGATTATCCTACGGCGAAGGAGGTGGTGCCGGGGCGGCTGGTGCAGCCGCCGCAGGAACTTGTGGCGCTTGCCGACTATCGCCTCCGCTATGCCGCCTATCGCGCCGACCCCGATCTGCAACGCCTGCATCAGCTTTTTCCGATGATCGCCCAATGGGACGATCATGAATTCGCCAACGATACCTGGAAGGGCGGGGCGGAGAACCACAATGCGGGCGAGGGAAGCTGGGCCGACCGCAAGGCGGCCGCCGAGCGCGCCCACAGCGAATGGATGCCGGTCGCGGAAACCCGCTGGCGCGACTATCAGGTCGGCGACCTCGCGACGATCTTCCTTCCCGAAACGCGCGTCACCGCGCGCGACGAACCGTTCGATCTCGGCGCGCTGCTGGAAGGAAAGAGCGACGTCGCGGCGACGCTCAAGACCTTCGCCGAAACCGCCTATCGCGACCCGCAGCGCCAGTTGATGGGCGCCGAGCAGGAAAAATGGCTGTTCGACGGCTTCACACAGTCGGTGAAGGCGGGGACGCGCTGGCAGGTCTGCGCGCAGCAGATCGTCATGGGGCCGCTCTTCACCCCGCCCGAATCGCGGGACTGGTTCGGTCCCGACCAGCCCGATTTCGTGAAGCGCCGCGTCGAGGTGGCACAGCTTGCCGCGAAGGCGGGGCTGCCGCTCAACATGGATGGCTGGGACGGCTATCCCGCCGCGCGCGACCGCCTGCTCGCCGCCGCGCAAAGCGCCGATGCCGACCTCGTCACCCTGTCGGGCGACAGCCACAATGCCTGGGCGTTCGACCTGGCGCACGACGGCCGGCCGGCGGGGATCGAGGTCGCCGGACAGAGCGTCAGTTCGCCGGGCTTCGAGGCCTATACCCCGGGCATATCGGACGAAACGCGCGTTTCCGCCTTGCGCGCCTCATCGCCGCAGCTTCGCTGGGCGAACACGCGCGATCGTGGTTACGTGACCGTCGCGCTGGCCCCCGATCGGGTGACCGCCGACTGGCATAGTGTCGCTTCGGTGCGCGCGCATGACCTTCAGCTGACGAGCTCGCACCGCATGACCGCGACGCGCGGGCGGCGGACTTATGACACGGCCTGA
- a CDS encoding type II toxin-antitoxin system RelE/ParE family toxin, protein MKRVIWTEAAINDLHAIERYLVETYSPVFARQIIASLIEAAHWLLDHPHGGSPLQIEGWRKWRPRKSRHILIYRTANDGIEVLRVRQERNDWRPVPQD, encoded by the coding sequence ATGAAGCGGGTGATCTGGACCGAAGCGGCTATAAACGACCTCCACGCCATCGAGAGATATCTGGTGGAAACCTATAGTCCCGTCTTCGCACGACAGATCATTGCCAGCTTGATTGAGGCGGCGCACTGGCTGTTGGATCACCCTCATGGCGGATCGCCGCTGCAAATTGAGGGCTGGCGCAAGTGGCGGCCGCGTAAAAGTCGTCACATCCTGATTTATCGGACAGCGAATGACGGAATAGAAGTGTTGCGTGTGCGTCAAGAGCGCAACGATTGGCGCCCGGTCCCTCAAGATTGA
- a CDS encoding 23S rRNA (pseudouridine(1915)-N(3))-methyltransferase RlmH, with amino-acid sequence MLLHIIARGRIGRGPEAELVERYMKRVTWAQKISELPDTGGRMPAATENSRTILLDEGGEQLSSLEFAKLLEKWRDGGVREARFCLGAADGFTPAEREGADRVIAFGRATWPHLMARAMLAEQLWRATSIIAGHPYHREGRQ; translated from the coding sequence ATGTTGCTGCACATCATCGCGCGCGGGCGCATCGGGCGCGGGCCCGAGGCCGAGCTGGTCGAGCGCTACATGAAGCGCGTGACCTGGGCGCAGAAGATTTCGGAGCTTCCCGATACCGGCGGACGCATGCCCGCCGCGACAGAGAATAGCCGCACCATCCTGCTCGACGAAGGCGGCGAACAGCTCTCCTCGCTCGAATTCGCCAAATTGCTGGAAAAATGGCGCGACGGCGGGGTGCGCGAGGCGCGCTTCTGCCTCGGCGCCGCCGATGGCTTCACGCCCGCCGAGCGCGAGGGTGCCGACCGGGTCATCGCGTTCGGCCGCGCCACCTGGCCGCACCTGATGGCGCGTGCGATGCTCGCCGAGCAATTGTGGCGCGCGACCAGCATCATTGCAGGGCACCCCTATCACCGCGAGGGGCGGCAATGA
- the rsfS gene encoding ribosome silencing factor gives MIAASKDAAPANSVDALHALILHQLDEDQAQETISIPLAGKSSIADHMVIASGRSTRHVSAIADKLAQRIKQETGRSVRIEGLPNADWVLIDSGDVIVHLFRPEVRSFYNLERMWSFGDAPPVAAVN, from the coding sequence TTGATAGCCGCCAGTAAGGATGCCGCACCCGCCAACAGCGTGGACGCGCTCCACGCGCTGATTCTCCACCAGCTGGACGAGGATCAGGCCCAGGAAACCATCTCCATCCCGCTTGCCGGCAAGAGCAGCATCGCCGATCATATGGTGATCGCGAGCGGCCGGTCGACGCGTCATGTCTCGGCGATCGCCGACAAGCTGGCGCAGCGCATCAAGCAGGAAACGGGCCGCAGCGTCCGGATCGAGGGGCTGCCGAACGCCGACTGGGTGCTGATCGATTCGGGCGACGTGATCGTCCACCTGTTCCGCCCCGAGGTGCGCAGCTTCTACAACCTCGAGCGCATGTGGTCGTTCGGCGACGCGCCGCCGGTTGCCGCGGTAAATTGA
- a CDS encoding CopG family ribbon-helix-helix protein, translating to MTKPTVISTRVTSDLSARIDTLAKELDRSRAWVIAKAIERYIEEELEFIEFVREGERDIEQGRYFTQEQVEAMFAEKLGKRNAA from the coding sequence ATGACCAAACCGACCGTCATTTCCACGCGCGTAACGTCCGATCTTTCGGCTCGAATCGACACGCTAGCAAAAGAACTGGATCGCAGCCGGGCATGGGTGATTGCGAAAGCCATCGAACGCTATATCGAGGAGGAATTGGAGTTCATCGAATTCGTCCGCGAGGGCGAACGTGACATCGAGCAGGGCCGCTATTTCACACAGGAACAAGTTGAGGCCATGTTCGCCGAAAAGCTGGGCAAGCGCAACGCCGCATGA
- a CDS encoding helix-turn-helix transcriptional regulator → MTASPDLLFRALADPTRRGLFERLCLDGEQTVAALTSGAGISQPAVSKHLGVLRQAGLVLDRHEGRQTHYSAQQRALAPLVDWTGRMTRFWEARFDDLEDLLKRMDQ, encoded by the coding sequence ATGACCGCATCCCCCGACCTTCTGTTCCGGGCGCTCGCCGACCCGACCCGGCGTGGCCTGTTCGAGCGGCTTTGCCTCGATGGCGAGCAGACCGTCGCGGCGCTGACCAGCGGCGCGGGAATCTCGCAGCCTGCGGTGTCGAAGCATCTCGGCGTGCTCCGGCAGGCGGGGTTGGTGCTCGACCGCCACGAGGGGCGGCAGACGCATTACAGCGCGCAGCAGCGCGCGCTCGCGCCGCTGGTCGACTGGACCGGCCGCATGACTCGCTTCTGGGAAGCGCGGTTCGACGATCTCGAAGATTTGCTGAAAAGGATGGATCAATGA
- a CDS encoding DUF3667 domain-containing protein → MSGDIESIGAAITAGLAGSAVEPRHGGTGGHGGARCLNCGTSLVGSHCHRCGQKADVHRSFGAIGHDLVHAIFHFEGKLWNTLPLLAWRPGDLTRRYIHGERARFISPLALFLFAVFLTYAVLAMVGAGGGLGQELNKAAAEQTRAAAIKDSMQDEVDRIDIELAKKDLPAARRGELQAERDTLQKSAGYLGVTRSRSAEEREADRAAGPPVLANPVEQVRTSADFVTRNKVGSGIPFIDHGMEKAFANPALILYKVQANAYKFAWALIPLSLPFLWLLYPFSRRFHTYDHFVFVTYSISFMLLMFVVVRLLNLTMFGEIATFAALLYVPFHMYRQLRGAYRSSRIGALARTSLLLLFSLFAVIMFMLLLLALGAAG, encoded by the coding sequence ATGAGCGGGGACATCGAAAGCATCGGGGCGGCGATCACGGCGGGGCTGGCGGGCTCGGCGGTTGAGCCCAGGCACGGCGGCACCGGGGGGCACGGCGGCGCACGCTGCCTCAATTGCGGGACGAGCCTCGTCGGGTCGCATTGCCATCGCTGCGGGCAGAAGGCCGACGTCCATCGCAGCTTCGGCGCGATCGGGCACGACCTTGTCCACGCGATCTTTCATTTCGAGGGCAAGCTGTGGAACACGCTGCCGCTGCTCGCGTGGCGGCCTGGCGACCTCACGCGGCGCTATATCCACGGCGAGCGCGCGCGCTTTATTTCGCCGCTGGCGCTGTTCCTCTTTGCAGTGTTCCTGACCTATGCCGTGCTCGCGATGGTCGGCGCGGGCGGCGGGCTCGGTCAGGAGTTGAACAAGGCCGCCGCCGAACAGACGCGCGCGGCGGCGATCAAGGACAGTATGCAGGACGAGGTCGATCGGATCGACATCGAACTGGCGAAAAAGGACTTGCCCGCGGCGCGGCGCGGCGAATTGCAGGCCGAGCGCGACACGCTCCAGAAGAGCGCCGGCTATCTGGGCGTAACGCGCAGCCGCAGCGCAGAGGAACGCGAAGCCGACCGCGCCGCAGGCCCGCCGGTGCTTGCCAACCCGGTCGAGCAGGTAAGGACGAGCGCCGATTTCGTCACGCGGAACAAGGTCGGCTCCGGCATCCCGTTCATCGATCACGGCATGGAAAAGGCGTTCGCGAATCCCGCGCTGATCCTCTACAAGGTGCAGGCGAACGCCTATAAGTTCGCGTGGGCGCTGATTCCGCTGTCGCTGCCCTTCCTATGGCTGCTCTATCCGTTCAGCCGACGTTTCCACACATATGATCATTTCGTGTTCGTGACCTATTCGATCAGCTTCATGCTGCTGATGTTCGTGGTCGTGCGCTTGCTCAACCTGACGATGTTTGGCGAGATCGCCACCTTTGCCGCGCTGCTCTATGTGCCTTTCCACATGTATCGCCAGCTTCGCGGCGCCTATCGATCGTCGCGGATCGGGGCGTTGGCGCGAACGAGCCTGTTGCTTCTCTTCAGCCTGTTCGCGGTGATCATGTTCATGCTGCTGCTGCTCGCGCTCGGCGCCGCGGGCTGA
- a CDS encoding glutamate-5-semialdehyde dehydrogenase: MNAEALTSPRPADADALIADMGARARVAAKRLAVASTTEKAAALRAGAAQLRTQAAKILDANARDMEAGQAGGLTAAMLDRLRLDEDRLSAIADAVDAVAALPDPVGREIDRAVRPNGMELSRVRVPLGVVGIIYESRPNVTADAAALGLMSGNAVILRGGSEAVHSNRAIHAALAAGLAASGLPADAVQLVPTQDRAAVGALLRAQGLVDIIIPRGGKGLVARVQDEARVPVLAHLDGINHLYIDGAADSAKALPLAVNAKMRRTGICGATETILIDRAYPAPLAIVDALVQAGCEVRGDRDVVALSPHVDAASAGDWDSEYLDAIVSIAIVDGLAGALAHIDAHSSRHTDAIVTEDAAAADRFLAEVDSAIVMHNASTQFADGGEFGLGAEIGIATGRLHARGPVALEGLTTYKWLVRGTGQTRP; the protein is encoded by the coding sequence ATGAACGCCGAAGCCCTCACCTCGCCGCGCCCCGCCGACGCCGACGCGCTGATCGCCGACATGGGCGCGCGCGCACGCGTAGCGGCGAAGCGGCTCGCGGTCGCGTCCACCACGGAAAAGGCGGCGGCGCTGCGCGCAGGCGCGGCGCAGCTTCGCACGCAGGCGGCGAAAATCCTGGACGCCAACGCCCGCGACATGGAGGCTGGGCAGGCTGGCGGACTGACCGCGGCGATGCTCGACCGGCTGCGGCTCGACGAGGATCGGCTGAGCGCGATCGCCGATGCGGTCGATGCCGTCGCGGCGCTCCCCGATCCGGTCGGGCGCGAGATCGACCGCGCGGTGCGCCCCAACGGCATGGAACTCAGCCGCGTTCGCGTGCCGCTCGGCGTTGTCGGCATCATCTATGAAAGCCGCCCCAATGTGACCGCCGACGCCGCCGCACTCGGCCTGATGTCGGGCAATGCGGTGATCCTGCGCGGCGGCAGCGAGGCGGTGCACAGCAACCGCGCGATCCACGCGGCGCTCGCCGCCGGCCTCGCGGCAAGCGGCCTGCCCGCCGACGCGGTGCAACTCGTCCCGACGCAGGACCGCGCCGCGGTCGGCGCGCTGCTGCGCGCGCAGGGGTTGGTCGACATCATCATTCCGCGCGGCGGCAAGGGCCTCGTCGCGCGCGTGCAGGACGAAGCGCGCGTGCCCGTGCTCGCGCATCTCGACGGGATCAACCACCTCTATATCGACGGCGCCGCCGATTCGGCGAAAGCGCTGCCGCTCGCGGTCAACGCCAAGATGCGCCGCACCGGCATCTGCGGCGCGACCGAGACGATCCTGATCGACCGCGCCTATCCCGCGCCGCTCGCCATCGTCGACGCGCTGGTCCAGGCGGGCTGCGAGGTGCGCGGCGACCGCGATGTCGTCGCGCTCAGCCCGCATGTCGATGCGGCATCGGCGGGCGACTGGGACAGCGAATATCTCGACGCGATCGTCTCGATCGCCATCGTCGATGGCCTCGCGGGCGCGCTCGCGCATATCGACGCGCATTCGAGCCGCCACACCGACGCGATCGTCACCGAGGACGCGGCGGCGGCCGACCGCTTCCTCGCCGAAGTCGACAGCGCGATCGTCATGCACAACGCCTCGACCCAGTTCGCCGACGGCGGCGAATTCGGCCTCGGCGCCGAAATCGGCATCGCGACGGGAAGGCTGCACGCGCGCGGCCCGGTCGCGCTCGAAGGGCTCACCACCTATAAGTGGCTGGTGCGGGGGACGGGGCAGACGCGGCCTTGA
- a CDS encoding nicotinate-nucleotide adenylyltransferase, giving the protein MITTGLLGGSFNPAHGGHRAISLDAIAALDLDELWWLVSPGNPLKPAKGMAPLAARLASAQRMARRSPIRATAIEAELGTRYTVDTLKKLVQRYPNRRFIWIMGADNLAQLPRWRDWRGIARLMPIAVIARPGYNGRTHAAKAMGWLRRFVRPADQKRHWTDWRPPALVFLRFSPDVRSATAIRQANPRWFESYAGRAMRDPVTHSRLAMDERNETA; this is encoded by the coding sequence TTGATCACCACCGGGCTCCTCGGCGGCAGCTTCAACCCGGCGCATGGCGGGCATCGGGCGATCAGCCTCGATGCGATCGCAGCGCTGGATCTCGACGAACTGTGGTGGCTCGTCTCGCCGGGCAATCCGCTGAAGCCCGCAAAGGGCATGGCGCCGCTTGCCGCCCGCCTAGCCTCGGCGCAGCGCATGGCGCGGCGTTCGCCGATCCGCGCGACCGCGATCGAGGCCGAACTCGGCACCCGCTACACCGTCGATACGCTGAAAAAGCTCGTGCAGCGCTATCCCAATCGCCGCTTCATCTGGATCATGGGCGCCGACAATCTGGCCCAATTGCCCCGCTGGCGCGACTGGCGGGGGATCGCGCGATTGATGCCGATTGCGGTAATCGCGCGTCCGGGCTATAATGGCCGCACCCACGCTGCGAAGGCGATGGGTTGGCTGCGGCGCTTTGTCCGGCCCGCGGACCAGAAACGTCACTGGACGGACTGGAGACCGCCTGCCCTCGTGTTCCTGCGTTTTTCGCCCGACGTGCGATCCGCAACTGCAATACGGCAGGCCAACCCCCGCTGGTTCGAGAGCTATGCAGGCCGCGCGATGCGCGACCCTGTCACGCATTCGCGGCTGGCCATGGATGAAAGGAATGAAACCGCTTGA
- a CDS encoding demethoxyubiquinone hydroxylase family protein yields MSKHRTASMIRVDQAGEYGATRIYAGQLAVMGDRHPMAREIAHMAEQEERHRAFFDAMVARRGVRPTALQPVWNVAGFALGAVTAAMGPRAAMACTAAVETEIDRHYRHQIDELGDSDPELSAAVEDFRAEELEHKEAALAAGAESSPGYPLLSLAIRAGCRAAIALSKRI; encoded by the coding sequence ATGAGCAAGCACCGTACCGCCTCGATGATCCGCGTCGACCAGGCCGGCGAATATGGCGCGACGCGCATCTATGCCGGCCAGCTCGCGGTGATGGGCGACCGTCACCCGATGGCGCGCGAGATCGCGCATATGGCCGAACAAGAAGAACGACACCGCGCCTTCTTCGACGCGATGGTCGCACGCCGCGGCGTGCGGCCGACCGCGCTCCAGCCCGTCTGGAACGTCGCGGGCTTTGCGCTGGGCGCGGTGACCGCGGCAATGGGACCGCGCGCCGCGATGGCCTGCACCGCCGCGGTCGAGACCGAGATCGACCGGCATTATCGCCATCAGATCGACGAACTCGGCGACAGCGACCCTGAACTCAGCGCCGCGGTCGAGGATTTCCGCGCCGAGGAGCTCGAACACAAGGAAGCCGCGCTCGCTGCAGGGGCCGAAAGCTCGCCCGGCTATCCGCTGCTCAGCCTCGCGATTCGCGCGGGCTGCCGCGCAGCCATCGCGCTGTCCAAGCGTATCTGA
- a CDS encoding disulfide bond formation protein B: protein MLQSRLAAPLVALAAPLLLYGGALVSQFGFGLHPCEMCYWQRWPHQAAIVLALLALLLNRNDKVMRALTLLAAVAIAVSGAIGIFHAGVEYGLWEGLTTCSTSHSGPISLDEIMAAPIIRCDVAQWRLFGISLAGFNAIFSLAAAALVLTLLRRRTTSAA, encoded by the coding sequence ATGCTCCAATCCCGCCTTGCCGCGCCGCTCGTCGCGCTCGCCGCGCCGCTGCTTCTTTATGGCGGCGCGCTCGTGTCGCAGTTCGGCTTTGGCCTCCATCCGTGCGAAATGTGCTATTGGCAGCGCTGGCCGCACCAAGCGGCGATCGTGCTGGCGTTGCTCGCGCTGCTCCTCAATCGCAACGACAAGGTCATGCGCGCGCTGACTCTGCTCGCCGCCGTCGCAATCGCGGTCAGCGGTGCGATTGGCATTTTCCACGCCGGGGTCGAATATGGATTGTGGGAAGGGCTGACGACGTGCAGCACCAGCCATAGCGGCCCGATTTCGCTCGACGAGATCATGGCGGCGCCGATCATCCGCTGCGACGTCGCGCAGTGGCGGCTGTTCGGCATCTCGCTCGCCGGCTTCAATGCGATCTTCTCGCTCGCCGCCGCCGCGCTCGTCTTGACCTTGCTGCGCCGCCGGACCACATCGGCGGCATGA